The sequence GCAGCATCCTTACTGCCGCCACATCCTACAACAAAGAGTAATACACAGGTCAGTAGAGCGACCAAAACTCTAAGGTTCTTTCTCACTATTTTCCTCCCCTTTCAAATCATAGTTTGGATATAACAATCCCTGCAAGTAAGTACGAGTAACATTAAAGTTCGAATATCCCTCCTTTTGAATTATTCAACTCCATGGCAAGCGACAAAATGACCCGGAAACACCTCCTTTAGCAGAGGCTCAGCTTGACTACATAATTCTGTCACCTCAGGGCACCTAGTGTGAAAGCGACACCCAGATGGAGGATTAGCAGGACTTGGCACATCCCCTTTTAGCAAGATCCGTTCTTTTTGAAGATCCGGATCAGTATTGGGAATTGCCGAGATCAGAGCTTTGGCATAGGGATGTTGAGTGTTATGATAAATATCCGCATGACTGCCGGTTTCAACAAGTTTTCCTAGGTACATGACTCCAACCCGATTACAGATATGATGAACCACGCTTAGGTTATGAGAGATAAATAAGTAGGTCAGGTCATACTCTTTTTGGAGATCTTCCAATAAATTAATAACCTGCGCTTGAATCGAAACATCTAAAGCAGAGACTGGCTCATCGCAAATAATCAGCTTAGGGTTCAAGGTTAAAGCCCTGGCAATCCCTACCCTTTGCTTTTGCCCTCCCGACATTTCATGAGGATAACGACTCAAGTGATACTCAGATAACCCTACCCTATTCATTAATTCTTTGATTTTAGCTTTTCGCTCAACCTTTGATCCAACGTTATGTATGTGAAAAGGTTCATTTAAAATATTCTCAATGGTCTTTCTGGGATTTAAGGATGCGCTGGGATCCTGAAAAATCAACTGCATCTTCTTCCGCATGTCCTTCATCCTGTTATTTTTCAAGGAGACTATGTCCTCTCCCTCAAAAATCACCTTGCCGGCATTTGGTTTATAAAGCCCAAGTATGGTACGTCCCAGAGTACTTTTGCCGCACCCGGATTCTCCCACTAACCCAAAGGTTTCCCCTTTAAACAATTCAAATGAAACATCATCCACGGCTTTAATATATTTTTTGTTAAAAGAAAAGCTGCTTTCGCTCTGAAAATACATTTTTAAGTTCTGCACCTGCACAAGCACATTATCTTCCATGTTCCACTCTCCTATTGTCTTGGCCTAATTCATTGACCTGACGCCAGCATCTGACAGCCCGGTCTGGGGATACATGGATCAAATCAGGAGCCTGCTCTGAACAATTTGACGTTGAATAATTACATCTGGGTTGAAAACTGCACCCGAAGGGCATTTCAAAGGGGCTGGGCACTGTGCCTTCAATGGTATGTAAGCGCTGCTTCTCTTTGGTAATGGTAGGAATAGACCTTAATAATCCCTCGGTATAGGGGTGCAGGGGCTCTCTGATCAATTCTTTAAGGGGGCCGGACTCCACAACCTGTCCCGCATACATTACTACGACTCGATCACACATTTCCGTAATTATCCCCAAATCATGGGTAATCATGATAATGGCCGAGTCAATTTCCTGGCGTAGATTTTTTAACAACTCCATAATTTGAGCCTGAATGGTGACATCTAGAGCTGTTGTTGGTTCATCCGCCAAAAGCAGTTTAGGCCGACAGGCCAGAGCCATGGCGATCATGACCCTCTGCCGCATTCCACCTGATAATTGATGAGGGTACTCTTTAAACCTTTGCTCCGGAATTGGAATACCCACCATCTTTAAGAGTTCCAAGGCACGAGCCTTAGCTTCTTTTTTGCTAAAGCCTTTATGCAGCAAGAGGGGTTCCATGATCTGTTTGCCACAAGTGTGAATAGGGTTTAAAGAAGTCATAGGTTCCTGAAATATCATGGCTATCTCATTCCCTCGGATCTTGCGAACTTCTTCAAGAGATAGTTCCCTGAGGTTTTGCTGGTTAAAAATTATCTCTCCCGATGTCTCTCCGGGGGGATTAGGTACTAGGTTCATAATTGATAGAGCGGTAACGCTTTTGCCGCTTCCACTCTCCCCAACAATGCCCAAAGTTTCACCTGACCGTACTGAAATACTCACATCTCGAACAGCCCTAAACACACCCTCTGAAGTTCTAAATTGCACATTTAAGTTATTAATTCTTAGTAAATCGTCCTGTCCGATATCATCACTCATATTCATGTCTCCATAAAGATTTATCTTATCTTAGGTTTCAGAAACTAGTGAACTCATTAAATTAAAAATGAACTTGAAAGTTAAACTTCTGCCATAAAACATGGGACTCTTAGGTCTCGATAAGCTCGCGCGAAAAATTATTAAAGCGCACCGGCCCGTTTTCCGTTAATCCAACAATATCTTCAATGCGAACCCCAAATTTGCCCGGTAAATAAATCCCCGGTTCAATACTGAAAGTCATACCTGTCTTCAGGATTTCTTGATTGCCCTTAACTATATACGGATCTTCGTGGATATCCAGCCCTATGCCATGTCCGGTCCTGTGAATAAAGTATTCTCCATATCCGGCTCGAGAAATGACTTCCCGAGCAACCTCATCGACTTTCTCACAAGCAATCCCTTGCTGAACCGCCAGAAAGCCGGCTTCGTTCGCATCCTTTACAGCATTAAACACTTTCTTGACCTCTGCAGAGGCCTTGCCCACAGAAAAAGTTCGAGTCATATCTGAGCAGTATCCTTGGAAGAGTCCTCCGAAATCTAAGACCACTAAATCCCCCATCTGTAACTTTCTTTCGCCGGTATAGTGGTGAGGAGAGGAGGTGTTAGGCCCTGAGGCCACAATGGGTTTGAAGGAAAGCTCTTCCGCTCCATATTCCTTCAGCTTTGATTCCACAAAAAAGGCTAGCTCTTTTTCAGAAATACCCGGTTGAATAACCATCCGTACTTCCGCCATAACCTTATCTGTTAATCCCCCGGCTTTGGCAAGTTGACTCATCTCGTATTGGTCTTTAAACATTCTGATTTCCCGCATTAGATTTGAGACTCCAATGAACTCAAACCCAACAAAAGCTCTTCTTAGACTCAAGAAGTGTCCTGCCCACATTCTTTCATCAATTGCTGCTATGGCTGACCCCTTCTTAATTAGGGGAAGCAATAAATTCACCGGATCTGTTTCATCAGACCAGGTCGCTAATTCAAAATTCTTCTCTTCCAGGTTCTCTGCTGCTTCTCGATACATATCCGGCATGATCATTACCGGCTTACCTTCAGCCGGGACTAAAAAAACTTGCAGCCTTTCATCAGCTGTAGTCTTTAATCCTGTTAAATAAAAAAGATGAGACGTAGGGGCAAATACCATATAGTCAGTGTTTTGAGATTTCATGATTGCTTGGATTTTTTGGATTCTTGCTGTATAACTACCCATAGATTCAAGTGCCCTCCTCTATATTCTTCTACATTGTCTTTAATTACTGTTAACCAATTGAGATTAAGATTGTTTCACTAAGAACCAGACTATTTCACAGCTCTCTGCTCCATCGTTTACAGCCCAATGTTCCTCACCCGCCGGGATTAAAGATGCTTGACCTTCCGATACCCGGCATTCTTTACCCCCACTCACGGTTAAAATAGACCCCCGCATTATAAACGAGTATTCATGCTCAGCGTGCACTCCCGCTCCTTCAGCCGGAACCCTTGCTCCGGGAGGAAATACCACGGTTCCCATAGTCACCTGGGCATCCTTAAGAGCTTCTTCTCCGAAGAGCGTTTTCATGATCACATCACTACGATCAGCTGCTTTAGTATCCGCGTTTGTAATAATTTTCATTGCACAGCTTTCTCCTAACATTTTTTCAAGTTAAGTTATTAGTTAATAAACTTTGACCTTTTGATCAGTTTCGAAGACTTTCACTTCTATAAAAGTGGGTAATCTGATTTCCACTTCGGTGGAAGTAGACTCCCCTACCTAAGCTCCGATGTTCAGCTCAAGCCGGAGGAGTTCACTATGTTAAACTATATAAACACGATTACTCATGAAAAATAATGGGGGTAAGTACAGCAATCATATGAACCGGTTCATCCGACTGATTATGCCAGGTATGGTCTAAAAGGGAAGGAAAATGAATCGTATCGCCTTCATTCATTTCGTATTCTTTGTCTCCCACCTGCATTAGGACTTTCCCCTTCAACACATAGTAGAACTCTTCGCCGGGATGATTAAAAACAACCTCCTGCCCTTGGTGCGGGGCTAATACTATATGAATCGGCTCCAAAACCTTGCCGGAAAAGTTACCTCCTAAGCGGGTAAAGATTGAATTTGATCGTTCAATCTGAAAAGGCTTGCGCTCCTCAACCGGTGTAAAAAAACTGTTAGTCACGGTATTTTCAAAAAAAGAAGACATAGAAACTTTAAATACATCCGCAATCTTTTGCAGGGATGTGATAGCCAGTGAGCTGTTTCCTCGTTCTACTTGAGACAGAAAACTTACGGATAGCCCTGTTTTTTCACTTAAGTCTTTAAGCGTCATATTCATGCTGACACGCAGGCTCCGAATTCGCTCATAAATATTCTCCATAAAACCCCTCTAATTCCTATATTAATTTAGTTATATGAAATATATTACAGTAATACTAAAATGTCTATACTTTTGGAAAGATAATACAGTATTCAGTATAAGGGGTTTGGCTATACTGAAAAAATCCCAGTTTCACTTCAAAGGGCGGCTTCGATCCACAGGAGTGAACCCATTGCATGGAGAGGCGGTAAAGCCTACAAAGCTTGGGTGGGAAGCGGAGCCACAGGTTCACATCAGGTATTACCCTGAGGTTTGGCGGAGCTCCCGCCCAAGCCAGTAGGCGAGCCTCGGAATGCTGGGTGAACGGATGTGGACGAAGCCGCCCCGACCCAAGCGACCTTATTTCCGTACTACTCACTTCCCCTGCCGTAGAAAAGGACTGCTGCCAAATGAACTTAGTTCACTTTGGCAGCAGTCCTTTTTCTCGTCATTATTCATTTTTTAACGCGGTGCAATTCCCGTCAAAACCCCATAGCCACCGAGCACCTTTACCCTTCCCTCAAGCCCACCCTTAAAGGATTCCAGTTCAAGATCCTTACCACTCCCTTGTTCCACAAAATACTTATCCAGGCTGTAGTCGACACGATAGGAATTAGTCTCATTGAAGGAACCCTGAAATTTGCCTTTCAGGTAAACTCCTTGTTTGGGTTTTGATTCACTGACCTGATCAACCACATAATACCTGCCCTCTTGTTTAAGGTTGACATAAAGGGTTTTATTATAGACCTTATCGACTGGTAGAGAAACTTTAGACTTTGGAACATCAGATATTGCAAAGTTAATGGCCACATAGTCTCCTCGAAAGAGATCTGTCGGGTCGTAAGCCTTTGTTTCCAACACAATCTCTTGCCCGAAGATAAGAGTTGCTTGAGGTTTAATAGTCATAGCTAAGAGGATAAACAGGGGGATCGCTACAGCAATAATGAAAGTTTTTCGTTTGGTCATGCCAAGGTCCCCCCTTTTGTTTTCATGCGTTCAAAATAAAAACCAAAAGCCAGTAAGAGCAGACCACCTACAATAAAAAACAAGGATTTCGGTAAAAACGCAAAGGTATCTGTATAATACCTGAAAATTGTAACACAGATAAAGACCAAACTAATCAGACTGCCCTTGCGGATTAAGAAAAACAGCAGAGCCACAAAAGCTAGGGCGAAGAGGATACTTACCAGACGAGTCGATTGGGCATTAACCAAAACATCCCATAGCTCAGGGATCGTTAAAATTACACCGGTTACCCCAAAAAGGATATGACCTTGAACTCGGAAAACATCCTGCTCAAAGGTGCGCTTTACTCCGTACATAACTAGACCTAGGCAGAAAAAGAGCATAGCTACATATAAACCATCTAGGTCATAGCTTATGGCAATTCGTAAAATAAAGCTTAAGCTTATCAAATTAGCTGCAAATAACAACTGTCTGGCTTTATCAAAGTAATAGAAAGCAAGATACACGATTGGAACCCCCAGCCAGCCAGCATAAGGAAATCCTTGTTCAAAGGAACCGAAAAGATAGACCAAAAAGAGCAAGTTTGCAAAAAGCATTAAATACTTATCCTTTTGCTGGAAGGCTATAGGCAGGACACCTAATGACCAAAGCAAAAACGCGGTGGGAAAGTCCCCTCCGAAATTGTACATCTGGCCAATCAGAAAGATACCCGCTCCATAAACAAGTGTGCCCAGGTAGATTAAACTCCTGCCGGTTCTGGGATTGGTCTCAGTCAGCTGATACCCCGCTAGGTTTACCCCACAAAAAATCCCAAAGATAATTAGCAGCTTAACAAAATGAGTAATTCCATCCCAATTGCTGGCTATAAAACTCAATATTCCCAGTCCTACTAAAATGGCACCAATGGTAACTACCACTCGAATAAAGTTTGGGCCGCTTTTGACATCATAAGTCTCTAAGATTCCAAGCCTTTGTTCCTCTGTGATTAAGCCCGAACTTTCAAAGTAACCTAGTTCCTTACTGATTAAGGAGAAGTTCGCTTTAGTAATTTGCCGTTTCATCAGTTTCCCCCTCCTCTACTCAAATTAAAATAATCCCAAACGCCAACCGACCTTTCTGAAATGTCTATTAATTAGTATTATAATCTATTAATAATTATTTTACAATTTATATTATTCGCTCCTCATATAATCATTCATCTTCCATCACTTCAGCCCCATTGGCCAGAAACGCCTTTTCCCAATTATCCACATAAAAGTCTGTTGCCCACTCAGCCATGATGACGGAAGCCCCAGCCGGGAGGTCAATTTTTGCCAAGGGCTCACTAACCAGTTGTCCATCAGTGATTGAATAAACTAACAGCTTTGTCTTGGTCACCACCAGAGCCATATCCCGATTAGGGGATGTAAAGGCATCAACTGCCTCGGGAACTCTGTCTTTAATATACTGCCAGCTCAGACAGAGAGTGTCGTACATAATCAATTTCCCAGGGGGAACCACATTCACATTAAAATCCAGATAACTTGGCTCACTGGAATTTTGTAAATAATAATTAATTCTGCCTCTCAGATACCAATGCCCATT comes from Desulfosporosinus meridiei DSM 13257 and encodes:
- a CDS encoding ABC transporter ATP-binding protein, with amino-acid sequence MEDNVLVQVQNLKMYFQSESSFSFNKKYIKAVDDVSFELFKGETFGLVGESGCGKSTLGRTILGLYKPNAGKVIFEGEDIVSLKNNRMKDMRKKMQLIFQDPSASLNPRKTIENILNEPFHIHNVGSKVERKAKIKELMNRVGLSEYHLSRYPHEMSGGQKQRVGIARALTLNPKLIICDEPVSALDVSIQAQVINLLEDLQKEYDLTYLFISHNLSVVHHICNRVGVMYLGKLVETGSHADIYHNTQHPYAKALISAIPNTDPDLQKERILLKGDVPSPANPPSGCRFHTRCPEVTELCSQAEPLLKEVFPGHFVACHGVE
- a CDS encoding ABC transporter ATP-binding protein, with the translated sequence MSDDIGQDDLLRINNLNVQFRTSEGVFRAVRDVSISVRSGETLGIVGESGSGKSVTALSIMNLVPNPPGETSGEIIFNQQNLRELSLEEVRKIRGNEIAMIFQEPMTSLNPIHTCGKQIMEPLLLHKGFSKKEAKARALELLKMVGIPIPEQRFKEYPHQLSGGMRQRVMIAMALACRPKLLLADEPTTALDVTIQAQIMELLKNLRQEIDSAIIMITHDLGIITEMCDRVVVMYAGQVVESGPLKELIREPLHPYTEGLLRSIPTITKEKQRLHTIEGTVPSPFEMPFGCSFQPRCNYSTSNCSEQAPDLIHVSPDRAVRCWRQVNELGQDNRRVEHGR
- a CDS encoding M24 family metallopeptidase yields the protein MGSYTARIQKIQAIMKSQNTDYMVFAPTSHLFYLTGLKTTADERLQVFLVPAEGKPVMIMPDMYREAAENLEEKNFELATWSDETDPVNLLLPLIKKGSAIAAIDERMWAGHFLSLRRAFVGFEFIGVSNLMREIRMFKDQYEMSQLAKAGGLTDKVMAEVRMVIQPGISEKELAFFVESKLKEYGAEELSFKPIVASGPNTSSPHHYTGERKLQMGDLVVLDFGGLFQGYCSDMTRTFSVGKASAEVKKVFNAVKDANEAGFLAVQQGIACEKVDEVAREVISRAGYGEYFIHRTGHGIGLDIHEDPYIVKGNQEILKTGMTFSIEPGIYLPGKFGVRIEDIVGLTENGPVRFNNFSRELIET
- a CDS encoding cupin domain-containing protein is translated as MKIITNADTKAADRSDVIMKTLFGEEALKDAQVTMGTVVFPPGARVPAEGAGVHAEHEYSFIMRGSILTVSGGKECRVSEGQASLIPAGEEHWAVNDGAESCEIVWFLVKQS
- a CDS encoding helix-turn-helix domain-containing protein, with protein sequence MENIYERIRSLRVSMNMTLKDLSEKTGLSVSFLSQVERGNSSLAITSLQKIADVFKVSMSSFFENTVTNSFFTPVEERKPFQIERSNSIFTRLGGNFSGKVLEPIHIVLAPHQGQEVVFNHPGEEFYYVLKGKVLMQVGDKEYEMNEGDTIHFPSLLDHTWHNQSDEPVHMIAVLTPIIFHE
- a CDS encoding GDYXXLXY domain-containing protein, encoding MTKRKTFIIAVAIPLFILLAMTIKPQATLIFGQEIVLETKAYDPTDLFRGDYVAINFAISDVPKSKVSLPVDKVYNKTLYVNLKQEGRYYVVDQVSESKPKQGVYLKGKFQGSFNETNSYRVDYSLDKYFVEQGSGKDLELESFKGGLEGRVKVLGGYGVLTGIAPR
- a CDS encoding DUF2157 domain-containing protein is translated as MKRQITKANFSLISKELGYFESSGLITEEQRLGILETYDVKSGPNFIRVVVTIGAILVGLGILSFIASNWDGITHFVKLLIIFGIFCGVNLAGYQLTETNPRTGRSLIYLGTLVYGAGIFLIGQMYNFGGDFPTAFLLWSLGVLPIAFQQKDKYLMLFANLLFLVYLFGSFEQGFPYAGWLGVPIVYLAFYYFDKARQLLFAANLISLSFILRIAISYDLDGLYVAMLFFCLGLVMYGVKRTFEQDVFRVQGHILFGVTGVILTIPELWDVLVNAQSTRLVSILFALAFVALLFFLIRKGSLISLVFICVTIFRYYTDTFAFLPKSLFFIVGGLLLLAFGFYFERMKTKGGTLA